A single Deltaproteobacteria bacterium DNA region contains:
- the miaA gene encoding tRNA (adenosine(37)-N6)-dimethylallyltransferase MiaA, with the protein MNDQKNYNLIVILGPTASGKTGLAVRLAGESGSEIISADSRQVYRGMDIGTGKELEEYGNIPYHLIDIIDPAEEFSLFDYQQAFYEIFNDLRKRDIIPIMAGGTGLYLDAVIRAYDMLKVPQNRALRLELEPLSEEEIAERLLKLNPALHNTTDLKIKERIIRAIEIAIYEEEKGDEGPVHPEIIPLVTGVRWKREVLRARITKRLKARLDAGLIDEVRFLHKSGISWERLDLFGLEYRFVAMYLKGEINKNDMFQKLNRAIHQFAKRQETWFRRMEKHGVKIEWIEEGDYERLKSYVIHEIPSLR; encoded by the coding sequence ATGAATGATCAAAAAAACTACAACCTCATCGTCATTCTCGGCCCTACCGCTTCAGGTAAAACAGGACTCGCCGTCAGGCTTGCCGGAGAAAGCGGTTCCGAGATCATATCGGCTGATTCGAGACAGGTCTACAGGGGGATGGATATAGGTACGGGGAAGGAGCTTGAAGAGTACGGTAATATTCCTTATCACCTCATCGATATTATCGATCCTGCGGAAGAATTCAGCCTCTTCGATTACCAGCAGGCTTTTTATGAAATTTTCAATGATTTGAGAAAGAGGGATATTATTCCCATCATGGCCGGGGGGACGGGGCTTTATCTCGATGCCGTTATTCGGGCCTATGATATGCTTAAGGTACCCCAAAATCGTGCTCTCAGGCTGGAGTTGGAACCTTTATCTGAAGAAGAAATTGCTGAGAGACTGCTCAAGTTAAATCCTGCACTTCACAATACGACGGACCTGAAGATTAAGGAAAGAATCATTCGGGCCATTGAAATTGCTATTTATGAGGAAGAAAAGGGAGATGAAGGGCCGGTCCACCCTGAAATCATTCCCCTTGTAACAGGTGTTCGCTGGAAGAGGGAAGTGTTGAGAGCGCGAATTACAAAACGCCTTAAAGCAAGACTCGATGCGGGACTGATCGATGAAGTCAGGTTCCTTCATAAGTCGGGCATTAGCTGGGAGAGGCTTGATCTCTTTGGTCTTGAGTACCGTTTTGTGGCAATGTATTTGAAGGGGGAGATCAATAAAAATGATATGTTCCAGAAGCTTAATAGGGCCATTCACCAGTTTGCAAAAAGGCAGGAAACATGGTTCAGGCGGATGGAGAAGCATGGAGTGAAAATCGAATGGATAGAAGAAGGCGATTATGAAAGGCTTAAAAGTTACGTCATTCATGAAATACCCTCCTTACGTTGA
- a CDS encoding methyltransferase domain-containing protein: protein MKDWIYNEFNHVGADYSKKEITDVYDEQMESFRDYEKEVEDFLVHLNISNPQDLTVIDMGCGTGAFSIHASKYFKKIYAIDVSQEMLNIASFKASRLNIKNVEFCHSGFLQFQPGEEADIINTKWAFHHLPDYWKQAGLLNMNKMLKPGGILFLSDLVYRFTPDYEAKTEALLAELSKEFSKEFVDETKVHIRDEYSTFDWILEGMIERAGFSIEKSNTDNDLASEYFCRKIKSF from the coding sequence ATGAAAGACTGGATATACAACGAGTTTAATCATGTCGGTGCTGATTACTCTAAAAAAGAAATTACCGACGTTTACGACGAACAAATGGAGAGCTTTCGTGATTATGAAAAAGAAGTGGAAGATTTCCTGGTTCATTTAAATATTTCAAATCCTCAAGATTTAACGGTTATTGATATGGGCTGCGGCACGGGCGCTTTTTCTATTCATGCATCTAAATACTTTAAAAAAATCTATGCTATCGATGTTTCGCAGGAAATGCTTAATATCGCTTCATTCAAAGCAAGTAGACTTAACATCAAAAACGTTGAATTTTGCCATTCCGGTTTTTTGCAATTTCAACCGGGAGAAGAGGCAGACATAATTAATACAAAATGGGCATTCCACCATCTTCCTGATTATTGGAAACAGGCCGGATTACTTAACATGAATAAAATGTTAAAGCCCGGCGGTATTTTATTTCTATCAGACCTTGTTTACCGGTTTACACCTGACTACGAAGCAAAAACAGAAGCCTTGCTTGCTGAACTGTCAAAAGAGTTCAGTAAAGAATTTGTTGATGAAACGAAAGTCCACATAAGAGATGAATACAGTACTTTTGACTGGATACTCGAGGGTATGATCGAAAGAGCCGGCTTCAGCATAGAAAAGTCAAATACTGACAATGACCTGGCAAGTGAATATTTTTGCAGGAAAATTAAATCTTTTTGA